In Polynucleobacter ibericus, a genomic segment contains:
- a CDS encoding ABC transporter permease produces the protein MSVSDTLPTDSKSPVAIWTQADANNAKVSLSGTVNVYSLGGVWTQIRASQDVWFKQGDNKTKTITVDAGNVSSLDGAGIAFLISLEEAQTITGGKFSLIGLDPRYQPLLKEFDPIGNLFPAPVVKSKRSFLVSTGMAVQNLLDDAAGLISFTGHLFADLVWSIRNPKQVRWGDFINAAVEAGVAALPIVGLVAFLIGVILSFQAAIGMEQFGAVSFVGPLAALGIVREMGPLITAILLAGRSSAAFAAEIGTMTVNSEVDALVSGGLSPIRFLVVPRVLAGILVAPILTLFADIVSIFSSMLTMLIYGIPFVNFYNGMLAAVDVEDVLSGLLKATLFGVVVSAMGCLRGMQTGTGAAAVGISATRAVVSSIVMIVLVDGIFAFISYKTGF, from the coding sequence ATGAGCGTTTCTGACACTTTACCGACCGATTCCAAGAGCCCAGTAGCCATTTGGACTCAGGCAGATGCTAACAACGCCAAAGTGTCATTAAGTGGCACTGTGAATGTCTACTCCTTGGGTGGAGTGTGGACGCAAATCCGTGCATCCCAAGACGTCTGGTTTAAGCAAGGCGATAACAAAACCAAAACAATCACCGTAGATGCGGGTAATGTTTCTTCTTTAGATGGAGCAGGTATTGCATTTCTCATTTCCCTGGAAGAGGCGCAAACAATTACTGGTGGAAAGTTTTCATTAATTGGCTTAGATCCTCGCTATCAACCTTTATTAAAAGAGTTTGATCCAATCGGCAATTTATTTCCTGCTCCAGTTGTAAAGTCCAAGAGAAGTTTCTTAGTTAGTACCGGTATGGCAGTGCAGAACTTGCTCGATGATGCAGCCGGATTAATTTCATTTACCGGTCATCTATTTGCGGATTTAGTTTGGTCAATCCGCAATCCAAAGCAAGTACGTTGGGGTGATTTTATAAATGCTGCAGTAGAGGCAGGCGTTGCAGCGCTTCCCATTGTTGGTCTTGTTGCTTTCCTAATCGGTGTGATCTTGTCCTTTCAAGCAGCGATTGGTATGGAGCAATTTGGCGCAGTATCGTTTGTTGGGCCTCTAGCCGCATTAGGCATCGTCCGTGAAATGGGCCCGCTCATCACTGCCATTTTGTTAGCCGGTCGTTCATCTGCAGCATTCGCAGCAGAAATTGGCACGATGACTGTTAATAGCGAGGTTGATGCTTTGGTTTCGGGTGGTTTGAGTCCAATTCGTTTCCTGGTCGTACCACGCGTACTTGCAGGCATCTTGGTTGCACCGATTCTGACTTTGTTTGCCGATATCGTTAGTATTTTTTCTTCAATGTTAACGATGCTAATTTACGGCATTCCCTTTGTAAATTTCTACAATGGCATGCTAGCCGCTGTAGATGTTGAGGATGTCTTATCAGGCTTATTGAAAGCAACATTATTCGGTGTAGTTGTTTCTGCAATGGGTTGTTTGCGCGGCATGCAAACCGGAACGGGCGCTGCAGCCGTTGGTATTTCTGCAACTCGTGCGGTGGTTAGTAGCATTGTCATGATCGTCTTGGTTGACGGTATTTTTGCTTTCATCTCTTACAAGACTGGCTTCTGA
- the greB gene encoding transcription elongation factor GreB — MEEKNYITPAGHERIKTELLQLLNLDRPEVVKVVHWAASNGDRSENGDYIYGKKRLREIDRRIRFLNKRLEFAVVVDNSARKSGENDAEQVFFGATVTYSTIEGSEAGKKTLVTIVGVDEVDLDKGHVSWVSPIAKALIKSRIGDCVFIQTPTGPAEIEILDVQYL; from the coding sequence ATGGAAGAGAAGAACTACATCACCCCCGCTGGTCACGAACGCATCAAGACTGAGCTCCTACAGCTCCTAAACCTTGATAGGCCCGAGGTTGTCAAGGTTGTCCATTGGGCAGCCAGCAATGGCGATCGGTCTGAAAATGGGGACTATATCTACGGGAAAAAACGCCTAAGAGAGATTGATAGGCGAATTCGCTTCCTCAATAAACGCCTAGAATTTGCCGTAGTTGTCGATAATTCAGCCCGAAAATCTGGTGAAAATGACGCAGAACAGGTGTTCTTTGGCGCCACCGTGACCTACTCAACCATAGAGGGGTCAGAGGCAGGCAAGAAGACACTCGTTACCATTGTCGGGGTAGATGAGGTAGATTTAGACAAGGGGCACGTTAGCTGGGTGTCGCCTATTGCAAAAGCGCTAATTAAATCTCGAATAGGCGATTGCGTTTTTATACAAACCCCAACGGGTCCTGCTGAAATTGAAATATTAGACGTGCAATATCTATAA
- a CDS encoding ABC transporter permease, whose protein sequence is MIQFIFRFLCGLRRDVRSSELAWLLVALTLSVTALSSVTFLADRMQRAFAFDARQLLASDLLIVSDQPLPDRILDEAKKLDLQLAQTVVFPSMATVGSHSKLASLKAVSPQYPLRGALRVQSKSQAKPFSSGPEQGSVWVDPAMLASLHAQQGDVIRLGQKSFVIDGVLERELDRGAGFMNFAPRVMMSLADLGDTGLIGLGSRVTYRLLLAGSDVQIDSYGAWATQYIEKEGLKGIRIETLENAQPMMRKTLERADRFLSLIALLTAMVAAVAIALSAHRYTRKQADACAVLKCLGASSSTILRKQAATLIGLGLFAALVGSLLGFLGQFLLTYLLGNLVISELPSVSLWPVLWSVLVAWCLLFGFAGPAILSLVKVSPIRLIRKEFDGVGASTLWTALCGFCAAAFLIMLAARDWKLALWTCLSFSAAIVLFAFVSWGSLRLLSTIRSKRFAFSFVILSQGRRTGLAVVQITALGIALMALLLVLLLRADFLSAWQGNISSDAPNRFMINVQGDQKQGLTQSLENAGLSSPQFYPMIRGRLVEINGKDVTPSDFSQDNAKRLIDREFNLSYTDQLPTGNQILSGKWIEGDAPQISMETGIAKTLKLKLGDQLSFEIAGEKVTAPITSLRKLDWGSMRVNFFVIMPPAQLQALPQSWITSYYQPPQQESLDFQISQAYPNLTIVDVSASLQQIQEVLNKLSSVLGLLLAFTITAAILVLMSAIAATQDERYKNAALLKALGASRNTLASIANMELAMIGLLAGILAGLASGMAAWALGRYVMEIEFNAFAEALFMGIAFGVTACLLSGYRFQKRIQKATAVECLREA, encoded by the coding sequence TTGATTCAATTCATTTTTCGCTTCCTGTGTGGCTTGAGACGTGATGTTCGATCAAGCGAGTTAGCTTGGCTGCTGGTTGCGCTAACGCTTTCTGTCACTGCGCTCTCTAGCGTAACCTTTTTAGCAGACCGCATGCAAAGGGCATTTGCATTTGACGCCCGTCAACTTTTAGCTTCTGATTTGCTGATCGTTTCAGATCAGCCATTGCCCGATCGAATCTTAGATGAAGCGAAGAAGCTTGATTTACAGCTTGCTCAGACGGTTGTGTTTCCCAGTATGGCAACCGTCGGTTCTCATAGTAAATTAGCCTCACTGAAGGCGGTTAGTCCGCAATATCCACTGCGCGGAGCTTTGCGAGTGCAATCTAAGTCACAGGCTAAACCTTTTAGCTCTGGGCCAGAGCAGGGATCAGTTTGGGTTGATCCTGCGATGCTGGCAAGTCTTCATGCGCAACAAGGTGATGTGATTCGGCTTGGTCAAAAGTCTTTTGTAATTGATGGCGTACTAGAGCGCGAGCTAGATCGTGGCGCTGGTTTTATGAACTTTGCACCCAGAGTCATGATGTCCCTTGCAGATTTAGGTGATACCGGTCTGATTGGGCTTGGCAGTAGAGTGACTTATCGATTGTTATTAGCAGGCTCTGATGTCCAAATTGATAGTTATGGAGCCTGGGCTACTCAATATATTGAAAAAGAAGGTCTCAAGGGTATTCGGATTGAAACCCTAGAGAATGCACAGCCGATGATGCGTAAAACGCTTGAGCGCGCAGATCGGTTCTTGTCATTAATTGCTTTATTAACGGCCATGGTTGCTGCAGTTGCGATTGCTTTGTCAGCGCATCGTTATACCCGCAAACAAGCCGATGCCTGCGCTGTCCTAAAATGTCTTGGAGCAAGCTCCAGCACCATCCTCAGGAAGCAGGCCGCAACCCTCATAGGGCTTGGACTCTTTGCGGCATTGGTGGGTTCTTTATTAGGCTTCCTTGGACAATTTCTCTTGACATACCTTTTAGGTAATTTGGTGATCTCTGAGTTACCCTCGGTATCGCTCTGGCCGGTGCTTTGGAGTGTGCTGGTAGCTTGGTGCTTATTGTTTGGTTTTGCTGGGCCAGCGATCTTAAGTTTGGTAAAGGTTTCTCCCATACGGCTGATTCGAAAAGAGTTTGATGGTGTTGGTGCCTCTACTTTATGGACTGCTTTATGTGGCTTTTGTGCAGCAGCATTCTTAATCATGCTGGCAGCACGTGATTGGAAATTGGCCTTATGGACTTGCCTCAGTTTTAGCGCAGCTATTGTGCTTTTTGCGTTTGTATCTTGGGGCTCGCTACGACTTTTGAGCACTATTCGCAGCAAACGCTTTGCCTTTAGTTTCGTTATTTTGTCCCAAGGAAGAAGAACGGGTTTAGCGGTAGTGCAAATTACTGCATTGGGTATTGCATTGATGGCGCTGTTATTGGTTTTACTATTACGCGCTGATTTTTTAAGTGCATGGCAAGGGAATATATCAAGCGATGCGCCAAATCGCTTCATGATTAATGTTCAAGGCGATCAAAAGCAGGGGCTTACGCAGTCCCTTGAGAATGCGGGTCTTTCTAGTCCACAGTTTTACCCCATGATTCGTGGACGTTTAGTTGAGATCAATGGAAAAGATGTGACACCCAGTGATTTCTCGCAAGATAATGCAAAGCGCTTAATTGACCGTGAATTTAATTTGTCTTACACGGATCAATTGCCTACAGGCAATCAGATTCTGTCGGGCAAATGGATTGAGGGCGATGCACCGCAAATATCCATGGAAACGGGCATAGCCAAAACCCTGAAATTAAAGCTAGGTGATCAGCTGTCTTTTGAGATTGCCGGTGAAAAAGTGACTGCACCCATTACTTCTTTGCGTAAATTGGACTGGGGCTCAATGCGGGTGAACTTTTTTGTCATCATGCCACCCGCACAGTTGCAAGCTCTGCCACAGTCTTGGATTACCTCCTACTACCAACCCCCTCAGCAAGAGTCCTTGGATTTTCAGATTAGCCAAGCCTATCCCAACTTAACAATCGTAGACGTCTCAGCATCACTGCAACAAATTCAGGAAGTTCTGAATAAGCTTTCTTCAGTCTTAGGTTTGCTACTGGCTTTTACGATTACAGCTGCTATTTTGGTTTTAATGTCTGCAATCGCGGCTACGCAAGATGAGCGTTACAAAAATGCAGCCTTGCTAAAGGCTTTGGGCGCATCTCGCAATACTTTGGCGAGTATTGCCAATATGGAGTTGGCCATGATTGGCCTATTGGCCGGCATATTGGCTGGTCTTGCCTCTGGTATGGCTGCCTGGGCTTTGGGTCGTTATGTAATGGAGATTGAATTTAATGCTTTTGCTGAGGCACTCTTCATGGGTATTGCATTTGGAGT
- the rpoZ gene encoding DNA-directed RNA polymerase subunit omega, whose protein sequence is MARITVEDCLKTIPNRFELVLAATYRARQLVQGHSPRVESRDKATVVALREVAAGVTDRDMLTKVPL, encoded by the coding sequence ATGGCCCGTATTACTGTAGAAGATTGCCTTAAAACTATCCCAAATCGTTTCGAATTGGTTTTGGCTGCGACATATCGTGCTCGCCAATTAGTACAAGGTCACTCCCCACGTGTTGAGTCCAGAGATAAAGCTACCGTAGTTGCATTACGCGAAGTAGCTGCTGGTGTGACTGACCGTGACATGCTGACCAAAGTACCTCTGTAA
- a CDS encoding MlaD family protein, whose translation MSTNLNPNYFRLGVFVLAAIGVLIAVILIFGGGKFFQKSFMVETYIKQSVTGLDAGAAVRFRGVKIGQVTSIGLSGDMYEKDLPFHERRQYVVVRMQIFGDKVNEEQIHEFVKNNLRARVKSMGITGVNYIEFDFVSNANLTPSLVYEWKPEYPVIPSLPNQADEIIGGIQRLIASLNAMNIDGTQKKLDALLGNLNVLMAGDGKGNEGVIRSVNDLNIVLERVSKATDKNELGVLMRELVAATTSLRQTITSVQGDTALTMENIKQASENLNEFSRIASQSPSSLIWSDPPPKLTPSNNGAVQSGAKK comes from the coding sequence ATGAGCACTAACTTAAATCCCAATTACTTTCGCTTAGGTGTGTTTGTTCTTGCAGCAATTGGCGTATTGATCGCCGTCATATTGATTTTCGGTGGCGGAAAATTTTTCCAAAAATCCTTCATGGTTGAGACTTACATTAAACAGTCTGTTACTGGTCTGGATGCTGGTGCTGCAGTGCGATTTAGGGGCGTCAAAATAGGTCAAGTGACGTCAATTGGATTATCAGGTGATATGTATGAGAAGGATTTGCCTTTTCATGAACGCCGCCAATATGTCGTTGTCAGAATGCAGATTTTTGGTGATAAGGTAAATGAAGAGCAAATTCATGAGTTTGTAAAAAATAATTTACGTGCACGTGTCAAGTCTATGGGCATTACGGGTGTCAATTACATCGAGTTTGATTTTGTATCTAATGCAAACTTGACGCCATCATTGGTATACGAGTGGAAGCCCGAGTACCCGGTTATTCCATCATTGCCTAACCAGGCTGATGAAATTATTGGCGGTATCCAGCGCTTGATTGCATCTTTGAATGCGATGAATATTGACGGCACTCAAAAGAAATTGGATGCTTTATTAGGCAACCTTAACGTTTTGATGGCGGGTGACGGCAAAGGCAATGAAGGTGTCATTCGTTCTGTAAATGACCTCAATATCGTCTTGGAACGCGTCTCTAAAGCAACTGATAAAAATGAGCTCGGTGTGCTGATGCGTGAATTAGTAGCTGCAACAACTTCTTTGCGTCAAACGATCACCAGTGTGCAGGGTGACACCGCCTTGACGATGGAAAATATCAAGCAAGCTAGTGAGAATTTAAATGAATTTAGTCGCATCGCCAGCCAATCACCGTCGAGCCTCATTTGGAGTGATCCGCCACCAAAATTGACCCCATCTAATAATGGCGCCGTTCAGTCTGGAGCTAAAAAATGA
- a CDS encoding SDR family oxidoreductase — MDLGIQGKVALVMASSRGLGQAMAVALAREGVKVAVTGRNAEGLQQSVDLIEAAGGKALALNWDLSDSSVIDGLISTVEKELGPIDILINNTGGPPPTPAAGQDPALWQKSFNDMVLSLIAITDRVLPGMRQRKWGRIITSTTSGAIAPIKNLAISNTLRAALLAWSKTLAAEVAADGITVNIIMPGRVATDRLRQLDEARAKRENISYEAVVKVSLSQIPMGRYGDPREYGDAAAFLASQNASFITGTVMRIDGGQIQAI; from the coding sequence ATGGATTTAGGAATTCAGGGAAAAGTTGCCTTAGTTATGGCCTCTAGCCGTGGCTTAGGGCAGGCTATGGCAGTTGCATTGGCGCGCGAGGGTGTAAAGGTTGCCGTAACCGGTCGCAATGCTGAAGGCTTGCAGCAGTCGGTTGACTTAATCGAAGCCGCTGGTGGTAAGGCTCTTGCACTGAACTGGGACCTCTCGGATTCATCTGTCATTGATGGATTAATTTCAACTGTTGAAAAAGAGTTGGGACCCATTGATATTCTGATTAATAACACTGGCGGTCCTCCACCGACTCCAGCCGCTGGCCAAGATCCTGCGCTCTGGCAAAAGAGCTTTAACGATATGGTGTTGTCGCTCATTGCCATCACAGATCGAGTACTGCCAGGCATGCGTCAACGGAAGTGGGGTCGAATCATCACCAGTACTACCTCTGGTGCAATTGCCCCAATCAAAAATTTAGCGATATCCAACACCTTACGCGCAGCCTTACTTGCATGGTCTAAGACCTTGGCGGCTGAGGTGGCGGCTGATGGCATTACCGTTAATATCATCATGCCCGGGCGGGTAGCAACAGATCGCCTTCGTCAATTGGATGAAGCTCGTGCAAAGCGCGAGAACATTAGCTACGAAGCAGTGGTCAAGGTAAGCTTAAGTCAAATTCCGATGGGTAGATATGGTGATCCAAGGGAATATGGCGATGCTGCAGCATTCTTGGCTAGCCAAAATGCATCTTTCATTACGGGTACCGTCATGCGTATTGATGGCGGCCAAATTCAGGCAATTTGA
- a CDS encoding ABC transporter ATP-binding protein, whose amino-acid sequence MNAPITPNISSNSTCAIDVKNLTVGYGSNILMQNLNFTVNNGEIFVILGGSGCGKSSLLKNLFGLYEPLAGTVLIEGQDITSARGAERQKIMRSFGVMYQQGALFGSMNLLDNVTLFMQEYTQLTQTQMNLLARCKLDLVGLLPYESYMPSEISGGMQKRAAIARAMALDPKILFLDEPSAGLDPITSADLDSTIQDLSKNLGITFVIVSHELASIYAIADKVIMLDKGAKGIIAEGDPKVLRDTSKDPRVHQFFNRIMSKDVA is encoded by the coding sequence ATGAACGCGCCAATTACTCCAAATATTTCAAGCAATTCAACGTGTGCTATCGACGTTAAAAATCTTACCGTTGGGTATGGCTCCAATATTCTGATGCAGAACCTTAATTTCACAGTGAATAATGGTGAAATATTTGTCATTCTTGGAGGTTCGGGTTGCGGCAAGTCGAGTCTATTGAAAAACTTATTTGGTTTGTATGAGCCCTTGGCTGGTACTGTCCTTATTGAGGGGCAGGACATCACTTCGGCAAGGGGTGCTGAGCGGCAGAAGATTATGAGAAGTTTTGGGGTGATGTACCAGCAGGGCGCTTTATTTGGTTCGATGAACTTGCTGGATAACGTTACCCTGTTTATGCAGGAATATACGCAGCTGACGCAAACGCAGATGAACCTACTTGCACGCTGTAAGCTCGATTTGGTTGGCCTATTACCTTATGAGTCCTATATGCCCAGCGAGATCAGCGGAGGCATGCAAAAGAGGGCCGCGATTGCTAGGGCGATGGCGCTTGATCCTAAGATACTATTTTTAGATGAGCCTTCAGCAGGTCTCGACCCGATTACCTCCGCAGATTTAGACAGTACTATTCAAGACTTATCTAAAAATTTAGGCATTACCTTTGTCATTGTGTCGCATGAGTTAGCCAGTATTTATGCGATCGCCGACAAAGTCATTATGTTGGACAAGGGAGCTAAAGGCATTATTGCTGAGGGTGATCCAAAGGTATTAAGAGACACTAGTAAAGATCCTAGAGTGCACCAATTCTTCAATCGTATTATGAGCAAGGACGTAGCATGA
- a CDS encoding RelA/SpoT family protein yields the protein MELPLGIVKTSEKVGSISSKDASLDSAQAQLLDVDSDTPKQNEKKSIIASLLAQSSRHLFGPTSAPNLPLKHQVVSIEGLLAKLSYLKPEEVAQIKKAFQFSDAAHLGQYRHSGEPYITHPVAVAELCATWRLDAPSIMAALLHDVIEDTGCTKTDLVEKFGSKVAELVEGLTKLDKLEFQSHAEAQAESFRKMFMAMARDVRVILVKLADRTHNMRTLDAVPMEKRRRVAAETIEIYAPIAHRLGLNVIYRDLQDLSFRYSMPMRFRVIEGAVKRARGNRKEMVEKILQASRMAFAKANLEVDLRGREKTLFSIYTKMRLKHVSFSQVLDVYAFRVTVHSIDECYRALGILHSLYKPMPGKFKDYIAIPKLNGYQSLHTTLLGPSGVPVEFQIRTTDMHAIAEAGVAAHWAYKDGSPDMSEVQNRAHQWLQSLIDIQDSSGDSQEFLEHVKIDLFPDAVYVFTPSGQIRALPRGATALDFAYSIHSDLGNTCVAVKINGLQLPLRSELKNSDIIEVITSANSQPNPGWLAFVRTGKARASIRHSLKTKHYSESLQLGERLLANALRQQGVDAALLSPEIWEKLMHWTGDKTREEACVNIALGRRSPQELAIRLKILIDDEGGAEQMRLGAADWVSPHQEINHHQRQAILVDGREGNSIHFQTCCHPIPGDNIIGYLGKGEGLQVHTNDCPIALRMLSKDSDKWVEVEWGKELNREFELDLAIDTRQGKGVLARVASSVTAADSNIMNVSMEDRFKEDSVTIRFTIQVYDRLHLSKVMRSLRANPDVMRVTRTRST from the coding sequence GTGGAGCTCCCTTTAGGAATAGTTAAAACATCGGAAAAAGTAGGAAGCATCTCGTCTAAAGATGCTTCGCTTGATTCAGCTCAAGCACAATTGTTGGACGTAGACTCCGACACCCCAAAGCAAAATGAAAAGAAATCGATTATTGCCAGTTTGTTGGCTCAATCGAGTCGTCATTTGTTTGGCCCCACATCTGCACCAAATCTCCCTCTAAAGCATCAAGTTGTTTCGATTGAGGGATTGTTGGCAAAGCTTTCTTATCTGAAGCCCGAAGAAGTTGCGCAAATTAAAAAAGCATTTCAGTTTTCAGATGCTGCTCATTTAGGGCAATACCGTCATAGTGGTGAGCCCTACATTACCCATCCGGTTGCCGTAGCTGAACTTTGCGCAACTTGGCGCTTAGATGCCCCATCTATCATGGCAGCTTTATTACATGATGTTATCGAAGACACTGGCTGCACAAAGACCGATCTCGTTGAGAAATTTGGTAGCAAGGTTGCAGAACTAGTTGAAGGCTTAACCAAGCTTGATAAGTTAGAGTTTCAAAGTCATGCAGAAGCTCAGGCCGAGAGTTTTCGCAAAATGTTTATGGCAATGGCGCGCGATGTTCGTGTCATCTTAGTCAAGCTGGCTGATCGCACCCACAATATGCGCACCCTTGACGCGGTACCAATGGAAAAGCGCCGTCGTGTAGCAGCTGAAACTATCGAGATTTACGCACCAATTGCCCATCGACTTGGGTTAAATGTTATTTATCGTGATCTCCAAGATCTCAGTTTCCGCTACTCCATGCCAATGCGATTTAGGGTGATTGAAGGCGCGGTAAAGCGGGCGCGCGGCAATCGCAAGGAAATGGTCGAGAAGATTTTGCAAGCGTCTCGTATGGCTTTTGCTAAAGCCAATTTAGAGGTTGATCTGCGCGGTCGCGAAAAGACGCTCTTTAGCATCTATACCAAGATGCGCCTAAAGCATGTTAGTTTTTCTCAGGTGCTTGACGTTTATGCATTCCGGGTAACCGTGCATTCGATTGACGAGTGCTATCGGGCCCTTGGTATTTTGCATTCCCTGTATAAGCCAATGCCTGGCAAGTTTAAGGATTACATAGCGATTCCTAAGCTAAATGGCTATCAATCCTTGCATACTACTTTGTTGGGGCCATCGGGCGTGCCGGTGGAATTTCAGATTCGTACAACTGATATGCATGCGATTGCCGAGGCAGGTGTTGCGGCTCACTGGGCCTACAAGGATGGCTCACCAGATATGAGCGAAGTCCAAAACCGCGCCCATCAATGGCTGCAGTCCTTAATTGATATTCAAGATAGCAGTGGCGATTCTCAGGAATTCTTAGAGCACGTCAAAATTGATTTGTTCCCTGATGCAGTCTATGTTTTCACACCAAGCGGGCAGATTCGGGCGTTACCAAGAGGCGCAACTGCTCTAGATTTTGCGTACTCTATCCATAGTGATTTGGGCAATACTTGTGTTGCAGTCAAGATCAATGGCTTGCAATTACCTTTGCGCAGCGAGCTCAAGAATAGTGACATTATTGAAGTGATTACTTCGGCAAATTCTCAGCCCAATCCGGGCTGGCTAGCTTTTGTTCGTACGGGCAAAGCTCGTGCTTCCATACGCCATTCATTAAAGACTAAGCATTATTCAGAATCACTGCAATTGGGCGAACGACTATTAGCCAATGCCTTACGTCAACAGGGTGTTGATGCTGCATTACTCTCTCCGGAGATTTGGGAAAAGTTGATGCATTGGACGGGTGACAAAACCCGCGAAGAGGCTTGTGTCAATATTGCTTTGGGTCGACGCTCGCCTCAAGAGTTGGCTATTCGTCTGAAAATTTTGATCGATGATGAAGGCGGAGCTGAACAAATGCGTTTAGGCGCTGCTGATTGGGTCTCTCCACATCAAGAAATAAATCATCATCAGCGTCAAGCCATTTTGGTGGATGGTCGCGAAGGCAATTCCATTCATTTTCAAACTTGTTGCCATCCCATCCCTGGCGATAACATCATTGGCTATCTTGGCAAAGGTGAGGGGCTACAGGTCCATACAAATGATTGCCCTATAGCATTGCGCATGCTCTCTAAAGATAGCGATAAGTGGGTCGAGGTGGAGTGGGGCAAAGAACTCAATCGCGAATTTGAGCTTGACTTGGCAATTGATACTCGCCAGGGTAAAGGCGTCTTGGCAAGGGTGGCCAGTAGTGTGACCGCCGCAGACTCCAACATCATGAATGTGTCTATGGAAGATCGCTTTAAAGAAGATTCTGTCACGATCCGCTTTACGATCCAAGTCTATGATCGCTTGCATCTATCCAAAGTGATGCGAAGCTTGCGTGCTAATCCAGACGTTATGCGAGTCACCCGAACACGCTCGACATAA
- the gmk gene encoding guanylate kinase produces MTNSTLTPSYQGSMLMIVAPSGAGKSSLVNALLKDDAGLKLSLSTTTRAPRPGEVDGKDYRFLAKEDFLHERDQGHFLEWAEVHGHFYGTSKPWIESQMQSGSDVMLEIDWQGAQQIRKLIPAVQWIFIFPPSIEALEERLRKRGQDDEATIQRRLAAAHVELMHAHEADYIVVNDSFDQALVDLKHILASSRLRSGPSMARNPALLKRLGV; encoded by the coding sequence ATGACTAACTCCACTTTGACACCATCCTATCAAGGCAGTATGTTGATGATCGTTGCGCCTTCAGGTGCAGGTAAATCTTCTTTAGTAAATGCCTTGCTAAAGGATGACGCTGGACTGAAGTTATCTTTATCAACTACAACCCGTGCGCCACGTCCTGGTGAAGTTGATGGCAAGGATTATCGTTTTCTGGCAAAAGAAGATTTTCTGCATGAGCGCGACCAAGGTCATTTTTTAGAGTGGGCAGAAGTTCATGGTCATTTTTACGGCACCTCTAAACCGTGGATTGAATCTCAAATGCAATCTGGTAGCGATGTCATGCTGGAGATCGATTGGCAGGGCGCCCAACAAATCCGAAAGTTAATCCCTGCAGTGCAGTGGATCTTCATTTTTCCGCCATCTATCGAGGCCTTAGAAGAGCGTCTCCGCAAGCGCGGTCAGGACGATGAAGCAACGATTCAGCGCCGCTTAGCGGCAGCCCATGTTGAGCTGATGCATGCCCATGAGGCAGATTACATCGTGGTGAATGATTCATTTGATCAGGCATTGGTTGATTTAAAGCATATTTTGGCTTCTAGCCGTCTGCGCTCTGGACCCAGTATGGCCAGAAATCCAGCGCTTTTAAAGCGTCTTGGGGTCTAA
- a CDS encoding PqiC family protein codes for MIKRFFLAIGVLSLVSCSLPTRPPVSPTSWMVSPERTAPPRQARTDVWLKMGSVSVSPPFDGRSLVYRTADQRYEKDFYNVYVTIPSEMIGNAERQWMNKSNIFAATVGQSNSFFPFYYLQASVEEFYGDYRGQPEAVVSIEFFLSATRAGKINPLIGANRYTKRVALKDNSPQALVQGQQQALAEIFQEYEVQLFKYAGNLPKPLGQ; via the coding sequence ATGATTAAACGTTTTTTCTTAGCCATTGGTGTCTTGTCCTTGGTATCTTGCTCGTTGCCGACCCGACCACCTGTGAGTCCAACCAGCTGGATGGTATCCCCTGAAAGAACCGCTCCGCCACGTCAAGCTCGTACTGATGTTTGGTTAAAAATGGGATCTGTTTCAGTTTCTCCGCCTTTTGATGGCAGATCCCTGGTCTATCGCACAGCTGATCAACGTTATGAAAAAGATTTTTATAACGTGTATGTAACCATTCCTTCTGAAATGATTGGCAATGCTGAGCGCCAATGGATGAACAAGTCGAATATTTTTGCTGCGACTGTAGGTCAGAGTAATAGTTTTTTCCCTTTTTATTATCTACAGGCATCTGTTGAAGAGTTCTATGGCGATTACCGTGGTCAACCCGAGGCCGTTGTTAGCATCGAGTTTTTCTTAAGTGCAACTCGCGCTGGAAAAATAAATCCTTTAATTGGTGCGAACCGTTATACGAAACGTGTAGCACTTAAGGACAATTCTCCACAGGCACTAGTTCAAGGTCAGCAGCAAGCCTTAGCTGAGATTTTCCAAGAATACGAAGTCCAGTTGTTTAAATATGCCGGTAATTTGCCTAAGCCTTTAGGGCAGTAA